One genomic region from Plasmodium malariae genome assembly, contig: PmUG01_00_43, whole genome shotgun sequence encodes:
- the PmUG01_00072800 gene encoding fam-m protein: protein MYQKNKQLPNIKFYMFILFSWIYHFWNDINSFNESLDEICKFDKKLYIGNNRLLAKYIQNKDLNISGLKENIPYNTDYEKKDIYNNERGTRGKNKQSNRNLLNKAEYYTEVVDYNSGMFDGKHFHFEKKWIKKKDYDTFLEKNRRIKNIALKKIKFRSYGFGIAIFFFFFLMGIGLPILRAYESIEGAFFTPFKTCWEFIYEGLHLETFIPKIKIQTTSQEIIPGAEYFFLGTFVVFIILLAALIIVAIPKILRNNEKYKKIKYMSE from the exons atgtatcaaaaaaataagcaacTACCTAACATTAAATTCTATatgtttatcctttttagTTGGATATATCATTTTTGGAATGATATA aatagtTTTAACGAATCTTTGGATGAAATCTGtaaatttgataaaaaattatatataggaAATAATAGATTATTGGCAAAATATATACAGAATAAGGATTTAAACATTTCAggattaaaagaaaatataccatataatacagattatgaaaaaaaagatatatacaataaCGAAAGGGGTACTAgaggaaaaaacaaacagtcaaatagaaatttattaaataaggcTGAATACTATACAGAGGTCGTGGATTATAATAGTGGAatgtttgatggaaaacatttccattttgaaaaaaaatggataaaaaaaaaagattatgacacttttcttgaaaaaaacagaagaattaaaaatatagctttaaaaaaaataaaatttagaagtTACGGATTTGGAATTgctatattcttttttttcttcttaatGGGAATAGGGTTACCCATATTACGTGCGTATGAATCAATTGAGGGGGCATTTTTTACACCATTTAAAACTTGTTgggaatttatatatgaaggATTACATCTAGAAACATTTAtaccaaaaataaaaatacaaacaacATCACAGGAAATAATACCAGGAgcagaatatttttttttaggaacatttgttgtatttatcattttattagcTGCTTTAATTATAGTAGCTATTCCGAAAATCTTgcgaaataatgaaaaatataaaaaaattaagtatatgtctgagtga
- the PmUG01_00072700 gene encoding fam-l protein, producing the protein MEQEIKLPIFIKVSIFIFFSAICHFFSYMSIFDKFLCEKQTIGSKLDIKTYRLLAECKQDKYSNVLYLKKEMPNNITKNEKYINMNDKGDRRKMKQQDVRSLNNTGDHKLCKKNKSNIFETIKLSHMEKNIFKELDFEDFLKNNRTISYKTYKKIIRKKLALRFSVPLLLLLLLSVSMIINFSCFRFIIKGLFYTLRLYLGGSWYGSLNSLLKNSTLDFLFKSEKTIKLKKWIKVSRMSVTIDDYDYVYGFFRYLLCLIYLIAFLILGVTLILGIVYYHKKVKKYQKIKFIKK; encoded by the exons atggaACAAGAAATTAAGTtacctatttttattaaagtttctatttttatcttttttagtgcgatatgtcattttttcagttatatg AGTATCTTTGACAAGTTCCTCTGTGAGAAACAAACCATTGGAAGTAAATTAGATATAAAAACTTATAGATTACTTGCAGAATGTAAACAggataaatattcaaatgttttatatttaaaaaaagagatgcctaataatataacgaaaaacgaaaaatatataaatatgaacgATAAGGGCGATAGacgaaaaatgaaacaaCAAGATGTACGTTCACTAAATAATACTGGAGACCATAAACTGtgtaagaaaaataagtctaatatatttgagacaataaaattatcccatatggaaaaaaacatattcaaagaacttgattttgaagattttcttaaaaataacagGACAATTAGTTACAaaacttacaaaaaaataatacgtaaaaaattaGCATTACGATTTTCTGTacctttattattgttattattgttatcagtatcaatgataataaatttttcttgcTTTCGTTTTATTATAAAGGGGTTGTTTTATACATTGCGTTTGTACCTTGGAGGTTCGTGGTACGGTTCTTTAAATAGCTTATTGAAAAATTCTACTTTAGATTTTTTATTCAAGTCTGagaaaacaataaaattaaaaaaatggattaagGTAAGCCGTATGTCGGTGACCATAGATGACTACGATTACGTATATGGCTTTTTTAGGTATCtattatgtttaatatatttaatagcTTTCTTAATATTAGGTGTAACACTTATATTAGGAATCGTTTActaccataaaaaagtaaaaaaatatcaaaaaattaagttcataaaaaagtaa